The following nucleotide sequence is from Podospora bellae-mahoneyi strain CBS 112042 chromosome 1 map unlocalized CBS112042p_1, whole genome shotgun sequence.
AGAGAGCCTTCAAGGCACTTGCAGGGAGTGTCTTCTTCCCTCGCCGCTTCAAGAAGAGGATGCAAAGATACACATGTCGATATTTCTGACTGTAACTGAGATCGGGTCGCTCGGCGAACCAGGTTGCCGCATTCGTTATGATCCTGTATTGTGCCATCTTGTAGAGCCTAGGACTGTAGCAACTGCGGTCTTTGGCGTAGCCGCCACTGAATCCAAGCATGCCTCCAACCCAGCTGTAAAGACCCAGGCATCGCCAGATCGTATCTGGTGGCAACTTTTCATCCTTGATGATCTTCTCTGCAACATGCTCAATGCTGCAGGGATTGAACTCGTATGCATCGGGATGCCGCAGCTCAAAGTTGAAGAGCTCGGCGATGTCGATTCTGACCTCGTGGCGCATGCCAGACGATTCCGCAAGGATTTCGAGGAAATTTTTTCCGACCATACCCCCATTTCTGGGGCATATATAAGCCTCCAGCGAGACGAGCACGTCGCCCACGCGGCCAAGTGCATCTAACAGCCTCCAGACAGTCCTTCCGTAAGCGTGGAAAAGGGCTAATGGGGTTATCCCCCATTCTTCACGTTCCCACTTTGGCACTGCGTTGATAGCGTATGTCTGCACAGCCAAGTCCGGCGACGTATATAGAATGTTGTGGTGGTAAACAGCCTTCAAAAAAGACGTAAGTGCTGCTGCGTCATCTTGAATCTGGCGCCGTTCCCTATAATAGTAGTTATATATACCAACGAGCTGGTCCGATCTAACCATCTGCCGACTATTCCATTGTGCGAGCAATAGCCATCCGAGTTCAGCTCCACTCAATGGTGGGAGGCTCGGTTCTTCCTTGGTGAAAAGGCGGGCAGTCTGTACAAAGTTGGGCTCTCCAATTGTGCGTGCATGGGCAAGCGTAGTAAGCCAAGCATATCTCAGCCCACACTTCTCTGCAAGACTGGATGACCGGATCAGAACCCTTTTAACCGTGTCATTGATTTTGCTGAGAAGATGGTGTCGGTCGTACCGGCCTGTATCGTTTAACCCGCCTATATGGTTCAACAAAACATCCAGTGCTGCACCAAGCGCGCGGGCCTGACGCATTTGAGATGTCTTGGGCGAAAGCCAGTCCAAAGCATCGTCCTGGGCAGCTTCGGTTCTCGATGACGTGCACGCCCAGAGGACAAAATGCTTATTTAGCAGCCGCAGGAGCTGCCTCTCAAAACGGCTTTCCTGGCCCCCTACTGTGAGGCTGATATGTGGCAAATCACATAGCAAGGAGACGAAAGGGGCGAGGAGATTGCAAGTCTCATCACATGCAGGTAGCATCGCCAATCGTTCACCCAGGGCATCCCAGAAACGTGAGCCGAGAGAAGATAAAGGATAGACCCGCGAGTTGGACAGGGCGcggatgatggtggcggtgatCAACAGGAGTTGGCTATTATACGCTTCATCCGCTTTCTCATCCAATTCCGTGGTTGCTTTGGTAGACGTGGCGCGCAGTCGTGAGTCCAAAGCTGTGTAGAGGTGGTCTGCCACTCTTGCAAGACCCACGGGAGCTAGATCCCCTTGAAGAATATACCAGTAGAGCTTGTTGCTGATCTCCTCAGTGAGTGGCATAATCATGTGCTCGTCCACCTCTGCCGCCGCGGTCCGAAACAGCTCGACATCTGCAAGAAACATGGAGACCTGATTGGAGCGACGAACTTTGGGCGGAGGTTGCTCAACTGACAGGGCCGACGCCGAGTCATCAACCACATGCtgagttgatgatgctccTAGCCCTAGCGAAGCTTTTATTGATCTTGCGAGGAACGATAGGCTGGTGCCAGGCTCATGAGTAAGATCTGACGCAATGATATCTGCCAGGGACTTTGGAGGGTCCCATCTCCATTTCGAAAGATCGAGAGGCGCCATAAAGGCccagggtggtggtgtaggagGACACTGTAGGGAGAATCCCATCCGTCGGCGTCCTAACCGCCACTGGCTCTCCAGTGGTCCCGGAATGTAGCTGGCCCCTCTCGCCAAGGGCTTCGACAGGAGACGGTAGGTCTCGAAGGAACTGGCGAGCATGCTATTGGCGATAACATTGTGTCGAATGCCGGGCCGTGAAATCATCGCCGGCGGGGCTGTGAGTCTTGCGAGCCGAGATCAGAAATACCGCGAAACGCATCGAAATGAAAGGGGTGACGATCAGCCGAGAGACGGCATATTCCGTAGTGCTTCCTCTGgtggtcgttgttgtcgggGGAGTCGATCGTTtcgtggtgttgtcgtcagTCTGGAGGCTTTGCTTGTGGCTTGATAGCAGTAGGAGCTTTGACAATTTCTTCGCAAAGTCAATTGCCAGGGACGGGAAGCGTGTGGCTAGTGCTTCTAGACCCATGCACGCCGAGGGGGGTTAATACAGGGGCCCCGGCTGTTGCGCTGTGGcgtcgatggtgggggaATCAGCCGAAGGCGGGACGAGACCCCGCCTTGAATTGTAAGTGCAATTGAGATTTGTTCGATGGCGGGGTACTTTTATACAAGTATTACTTGATGCCGCGGGATTGAGACGAGGGAACACTGGTGCAACATCAGGACAGTTGTCATTTCAG
It contains:
- a CDS encoding uncharacterized protein (EggNog:ENOG503P78M), whose protein sequence is MISRPGIRHNVIANSMLASSFETYRLLSKPLARGASYIPGPLESQWRLGRRRMGFSLQCPPTPPPWAFMAPLDLSKWRWDPPKSLADIIASDLTHEPGTSLSFLARSIKASLGLGASSTQHVVDDSASALSVEQPPPKVRRSNQVSMFLADVELFRTAAAEVDEHMIMPLTEEISNKLYWYILQGDLAPVGLARVADHLYTALDSRLRATSTKATTELDEKADEAYNSQLLLITATIIRALSNSRVYPLSSLGSRFWDALGERLAMLPACDETCNLLAPFVSLLCDLPHISLTVGGQESRFERQLLRLLNKHFVLWACTSSRTEAAQDDALDWLSPKTSQMRQARALGAALDVLLNHIGGLNDTGRYDRHHLLSKINDTVKRVLIRSSSLAEKCGLRYAWLTTLAHARTIGEPNFVQTARLFTKEEPSLPPLSGAELGWLLLAQWNSRQMVRSDQLVGIYNYYYRERRQIQDDAAALTSFLKAVYHHNILYTSPDLAVQTYAINAVPKWEREEWGITPLALFHAYGRTVWRLLDALGRVGDVLVSLEAYICPRNGGMVGKNFLEILAESSGMRHEVRIDIAELFNFELRHPDAYEFNPCSIEHVAEKIIKDEKLPPDTIWRCLGLYSWVGGMLGFSGGYAKDRSCYSPRLYKMAQYRIITNAATWFAERPDLSYSQKYRHVYLCILFLKRRGKKTLPASALKALYDVAVEDLKAGRWGRTRLLLHFCRLVGEIQGPEAERECRLAFSLWRQRLARLQKLKGIEEHFLQAEGIEELETVVEKTEKLLREKHVGTHVLDDDIVEAQETQRETGCHDQYAEDDKNREWWPRGMNPNW